A section of the Diabrotica virgifera virgifera chromosome 8, PGI_DIABVI_V3a genome encodes:
- the LOC126890383 gene encoding UDP-sugar transporter UST74c, giving the protein MTRSQEEINEQSLFWKKVLSAVFYGISSFMITVVNKLVLTTYGFPSFQVLGIGQMVATIVVLFTAKKLRIVSFPSLEMNTFGKIFPLPLIYIGNMFFGLGGTKELSLPMFTALRRFSILMTMILELYILGIKPNFSVQFSVYTMIVGAIVAAINDLAFSVRGYVFIFLNNFFTATNGVYMKKKLDSKELGKYGLMFYNSLFMIIPSILFAIYSGDIEATYNYQSWNDTLFLVQFLLSCVMGFVLSYSVVLCTYYNSALTTTIIGTLKNICVTYLGMVIGGDYIFSVENFLGINISVLGSLVYTYVTFRRKPTVVPYSPIATSDPKSENIV; this is encoded by the coding sequence ATGACTCGATCTCAGGAAGAAATTAATGAACAGTCCTTGTTCTGGAAGAAAGTGTTATCAGCTGTATTTTATGGTATTTCATCTTTTATGATAACAGTGGTAAATAAACTGGTGCTGACGACGTATGGTTTTCCTTCATTTCAAGTCCTAGGAATAGGTCAAATGGTTGCTACAATAGTTGTCTTATTTACAGCTAAAAAACTCAGAATAGTTAGTTTCCCTAGTTTGGAAATGAACACATTTGGAAAAATATTTCCATTGCCATTGATCTATATAGGAAATATGTTCTTCGGCTTAGGAGGCACCAAAGAATTAAGTCTTCCAATGTTCACAGCTTTAAGGAGGTTTTCCATACTAATGACAATGATTTTGGAGTTGTATATACTAGGAATCAAGCCGAACTTTAGTGTACAGTTCAGTGTGTATACCATGATAGTAGGTGCCATAGTTGCAGCTATAAATGATCTTGCATTTTCAGTAAGAGGTTACGtatttattttcttaaataacttttttactGCTACTAACGGGGTATATATGAAGAAGAAACTGGATTCTAAAGAGTTGGGGAAGTATGGACTTATGTTTTATAATTCTTTATTTATGATAATACCATctattttatttgcaatttattCGGGTGATATAGAAGCTACTTATAACTACCAGTCTTGGAATGACACACTATTTTTGGTTCAATTTTTATTATCTTGTGTTATGGGATTTGTTTTATCTTACAGTGTAGTATTATGTACATATTATAATTCTGCTTTGACTACAACAATTATAggaactttaaaaaatatttgtgtgaCTTATCTGGGTATGGTGATAGGTGGagattatatattttctgtagaaaatttcttgggaattaataTAAGTGTACTTGGAAGCTTAGTATATACTTATGTTACCTTTAGAAGAAAACCAACAGTTGTTCCTTATTCACCTATTGCTACCAGTGATCCAAAGTCTGAAAATATTGTTTAA